The nucleotide sequence TAGTCTTTCCCTTCTTCATCCTGTGGGTATGGCATTTGTGGCGGCAGCCAAGGCTTACCGCCAACCTTACTATCCGTTAAGGTAGCCGCTTCTTTTTTCAGCGTGAGCTTGATGGATGACTTTGCGGATTTTTGGATGTGTTCCAAAAACTCTGGGGTCCATTGGTTATTGGCATCTAAGAAGTTCATGAAAATCACCTCGGATATTGAAACATATGGAAAATGGTTACATTCATTTTATCTGAACCATCTACCTATCCGCAAATTTCTTACATCACTTGCGCAGCAGGATGCCAGCCTGTGGTAGACCGAGCCAGAAGCCCGATACAGGCATGGCAATCGCCCCGACCACGCATATCCCAAGTATCGTCCACCCGAAGGCAACCGGCGGCTCCATTCCCTTCTTTTTCATCAGCCAATCCGCCATATATCCGAGCAAAATCAGCAAGAAGCCCCACATCATAAACCAGAAAGCAGCATCTTCCTCTCGCCCTACCGCATTCCAAAAGCCGTTTGCGACGATCTGCTGAAGTGGCTCCGCGTAGAAAAAGAGTCCGACAACCGTATGAAGCAGTCCTGTCAGGATAAGAGTGAAACCCATTTGGCGCTTGATCCCATTTACCATTTCATTTCTCTCCTCTCACATTGGCCTATTCCTTGGAAATGTTGATTTTATGAGCTCTCGGACGTTCCTGTTCATCCTGTAACGCATCGATAACACTGTCTATCACTGACCGCGATGCGAGTAGCCATTCCTTGCAGGCATTTTTCACATGTCGCTCGGTTCCATGCTGTTCCATGTTCCCGATAATCGTCAGCACTTTATTCAATCCAGTACGTCTCAATGCTGGGCAGCCCCTTCCCTTGCGCTAAAACGAATGATCAGCCGATCTTCCGCATATTTCGCTCCCGTAACCTGTCGTCCCATTAATACGCGTGGTAAGATGACTTTTCGCTTGTAGGCCCCCGCATTTACGGTCAATTCATCCCCTGTTTGCGTTAAATCCAAGGCTGCTTTATCCACAAAAGGAATCATCAGCTCCAACTGCAGCTCGCCGTCCACTTCTCGAATCAGTTCCGTCCTGCCCTGATAAAGCTTGGCGGATGGGTCTTCTTTTCCAAAAACGATATCAGCCAATTCTTCTAGAACAGGCAGCCCAATCACTTCTTTTGGCATCATCGGTGCTTTCAAAATCGGGAGCGGTTGAAAGTTTTCCACGATTTCGTTCTCATACTTTCGTTGCAGCTCTCGCCAGTGGGCAAAAAACCCCTCTCCCGCTTCATCCGGAAGCACTCGATTCACGATGATGGCATCGGTATTGAATCCGAACAAATTTAAGTACGTAAACGAGCGCTTTGCTTCCGCAAGCACCATTTTTTCCGGGTTTACGACGATCCTCACTGATGTAATCTCCGGGTCCAAAACAATGCGTTGCATGTCCTCCAGCCCCCGAGCGAGCTGCTCGACGCTGTCTAGCACATCATCAGAAGGAAGCTCTACTTTGTTGACAATCTTGGCCACTGGGCGAACCAGTTTGATCAGCTTGCGCTCCGTCGGAAAAATTTTCTCCAACCACCAATTCAATACGTTCGGATAACTGAGCAGGCGCAGTGTTTCTCCGGTTGGGGCACAGTCTACTACCAGGACGTCGAATTGCCCACTCATGGCGTGTTCCTTGATCTGTAGCAAACTGAACAATTCCTCCATGCCAGGAAAAACGAGCATCTCCTCCGTTGTAATATCAGTCAACTGTGCTTTGTCGAGCAATGTTGTCAGCCATCCCTGTACTGCCCCCCAGTTGCGCTCGGTTTCCCGCAAGCTGTTTACTTCCTGGCCCCATAAATTTTCGCTGATTGGTACGGGGTCTGGTCCGATCACAGTCCCCAATGAATCAGCCAAACTGTGTGCGGCATCCGTACTGAGAACGAGCGTCCTCTTTCCCTGCTTTGCCAGCTTAACAGCCGTTGCTGCTGCAACACTCGTCTTCCCAACCCCACCTTTGCCGGTGTAAATGATGATTCTCATCTCAACTCTCTCCTTCACGATCCATTTAATACGATTTCGTAGTAATTAGACAAAAAAAGAAGCAGGCTCGAACCGACTATTCCTCAATGTTGATCTTGATGGAACGAACCTTTGTTTCACGAGGCTTGACAGGCCCTCCGTCCTGAAATACCTTGGCTGCCTTGAGTAAAAGGGTGGTGAATTGCTCCATTTCTTCCGGCGTAAATGCTTTCTGAAGCCTGCCCAGCATCGTCAGCATCATTTGCTCAGATTCTTTTGCGAGCTGTTTGCCTGGTTGTGTCAGTGTGACGAGCTTCACCCGTTGATCCTCTACAGAGGTAGCCCTTGCGATATAGCCCTTGCGTTCAAGCCGTTTCGCGATGCTGGTCATCGAACTAAGCGGCGCCCCCATCTCTTGCGCCAGCTCTGACATAGTCAAATCTCCGCGGAACAGCAAAATGAGGAGTGTCGACAAATCGGAGCGAGTCAGTTTTTCTTCCAGCTGCATCGTATCGGACATAAAGGCGAACGGACGTAAGCCGGTTTTCAGAAAGAGGTCATATAGTTGATGCATACCGGCGACTCCTTTTAGTACGATATCGTAGTAATTTCCTCTTCAATTTATTACATATTTTAGGGAATGTCAACAGGTGTAAAAAGTATACCATGCTGGGCTGACGTACATATTAAAGCTGTTGGGTATGACAGGAGGAATTAAAATGAATAAACAGCGCGCGAAAGAAATAGCCGCTTCACCCGTTATGGCGAATGTTACCTGCGATGGAATACCCGTATACATCCAGCACATCGATGATGACAACGACATGGCGAGGATTTACCCGCTCAACAAGCCGGATCAGGAGATGAGTGTTCCTGTAGCCAGCTTGCGGGAGCACAGTGAGTACTGATTTTTGCTACGACAATGTATAAGGGGGACCTGTAGCAAATCTACAGATCCCCCTTGTCTTCTTTTTTCATTGTACAAATAGACTTACAGCAAGCCTTGGATGAACGGCTGTTCCAAATTCTCGATCATTTTTTTCTGACTCGCCGCCAATTTTGCTGCGATCTGCTCCCTACGCGCGATGGCCTCCCAGGTGCAAGAAAGAATTCGTTCACCTAATTGTGGCTCGTCTGTTGGCACGAGGAGCTCCGGCAGATCCAGTGAATAAGCGAAGTCGATGCCCTTCACGCGATACGCCAAGCAAACGAACGGAATACCGGCAGCGGCACTCAGCACATTGGCGTGCAGCTTAAAATTGATCGTCGCCTGAAAGCCTTTCATCAGTTGCAGCATTTGCGTATGATCGTGCAGCTCCAGGTCGAGAATCGTATGAGCTGGATCGTCGATTTTTTTGTACAGTCTTTTTATGGCTTCCCGATCCGGTCCCCACATGGTGAGCAAGTGGATATCGTAGCCTGCCTTAATCAGCTTCTTGGCTGCATATACCAGTGAATCCTCTACTGCGGTCTCGTTTTTCCCATAAATTCGGTTATAGGACGTACCCCAGTTGATGCCAATCGTGAATCGCTTGCTTTTATCTGCCACTGTTGGCAATGATGCGGGAATAAGCAGCATCCCCGGGTCTCCGCTAATCACTGCCCTTTCTCCCACTCCCGCTTGCTGGAGGTATTGGAGTGTAAGTGGTCCGCGTACACCAAAAAACGTGGCGTGCTCGGCGATTTTTTGCAGCATGTGGCTCATTTTATCTTGGCCCGTAATCAGCTTGTTCGTCAATCTGCCGGAAGAATCCAGCTCGACTTGATCTTGTGAGTCAAACCCGCTTCCCCAGACCCATAGATTTTTTCTCTGTTCAACAGCACGATAAG is from Brevibacillus brevis and encodes:
- a CDS encoding DUF6463 family protein, translating into MVNGIKRQMGFTLILTGLLHTVVGLFFYAEPLQQIVANGFWNAVGREEDAAFWFMMWGFLLILLGYMADWLMKKKGMEPPVAFGWTILGICVVGAIAMPVSGFWLGLPQAGILLRK
- a CDS encoding MarR family winged helix-turn-helix transcriptional regulator, with translation MHQLYDLFLKTGLRPFAFMSDTMQLEEKLTRSDLSTLLILLFRGDLTMSELAQEMGAPLSSMTSIAKRLERKGYIARATSVEDQRVKLVTLTQPGKQLAKESEQMMLTMLGRLQKAFTPEEMEQFTTLLLKAAKVFQDGGPVKPRETKVRSIKINIEE
- a CDS encoding ArsA family ATPase, which encodes MRIIIYTGKGGVGKTSVAAATAVKLAKQGKRTLVLSTDAAHSLADSLGTVIGPDPVPISENLWGQEVNSLRETERNWGAVQGWLTTLLDKAQLTDITTEEMLVFPGMEELFSLLQIKEHAMSGQFDVLVVDCAPTGETLRLLSYPNVLNWWLEKIFPTERKLIKLVRPVAKIVNKVELPSDDVLDSVEQLARGLEDMQRIVLDPEITSVRIVVNPEKMVLAEAKRSFTYLNLFGFNTDAIIVNRVLPDEAGEGFFAHWRELQRKYENEIVENFQPLPILKAPMMPKEVIGLPVLEELADIVFGKEDPSAKLYQGRTELIREVDGELQLELMIPFVDKAALDLTQTGDELTVNAGAYKRKVILPRVLMGRQVTGAKYAEDRLIIRFSAREGAAQH
- a CDS encoding H-type small acid-soluble spore protein, coding for MNKQRAKEIAASPVMANVTCDGIPVYIQHIDDDNDMARIYPLNKPDQEMSVPVASLREHSEY